AATACGGTTTTAACGATTCGAGCGTCCCACTCCCGCTATATGTCGCCTCGGTCGTAATGATGCCTGGCTATTCGACTGTATGGCGGTCAACGTATTGTCGCTTGGTAATGACCCTGGTCGCCGTGGTCGGAATTGTGAGCAGTGCATTCGATTATTGAGTCGCAGTAGCTCTGGACCATAAAACGTCATTGGCCGGCCTGCGGACGTATGCTCCGTAGGAATGGATGAACCGACTGTTACGGCGTCCTCTAGCGCAGCATCCTTCGGTGCTGTCATTCATCCAATCAATgttgatttaataaataaaactacgCCGCCAGCCGTTACGCAGTTAAGACGTTCGCCCCCACCTCGCGGTAGCGTAAGATTATATGAATTCGAACGGGGGTCTACCCGTGGCAGAGTGTTCCTCTCGGCCGCACAGTATTCATCGTGGGTCCGACGCCACACTAGCTAGTTTGTTCTCGTGTGAGGTAATTAGCGCGTTCGTGCACCGGCCTCGAAGCTAAGGTCTTGCCACCCGGAGCGTTACAccttgttttcgtttgtttttaggTGGGTTCTGGTGTTTGATGTTGGTgtgattattgttattgtatTGTTTGTCGTCGCTGGAAAAACCATCGCCTACCCGAGTCACTGTACCGTCAAGGTGCTTTCGGTGTTGAACGTTATTCGACGCGCTAGCTTGCAGATCGTTTGTGGTTGGTGGAGATTGTAGTCTTGTTTAGATTTTGCTTTCCAACGTACGTCTACCAGGTGAATATGGGCTCCAAGTTGATTCTATCGATTGGTGTGCTGTTGGTCGTTGCTGCAATGGTAACGTCCAAATCGGTTCCGGAGCAACGTTCCCATCTCGATCTAGCCGAGGTGGACTCGAGCGAGGAGCAACCGTGTACGATCGACCGTGTAAAGGGTTTCTTCGGTGACCTATCGACCAAGGTGAAGGAGGGCGTACAGGAAGGTGTGGTGAAGGTGAAGGACGGTGTCAAGAAGGGCACAACCAAGGCGAAGGAGTATGCCACCAATGTGCGCGATTATCTGCGCGATAAGTTCAGCAGCGACTCCAAGGAGGTACCAGTACCGACCACCACACCAAAAGCAACTGCTGGATTCTGATGATTTTGATAATACGTTCCGCACGGAAATGGCATTGAGCGCACGAAAGCATCTCACCCAAGTCTGGTGATGAATAAAGTTTTGCTTGATACATCAAGTCGGGTAATGTTTCTTCTGAAAATCTGTAGCCAATGACCAATAAGGTTTCCGAAATGCTTTTCAAACTTAAAAAAGGCAATCACACTACCGAAAAAACTTGCatgatgttgttttgattATAAATGCATATAAATTCTCAGGACTTTATAGCATCTCCTCTACCACAGTAATCCACATCTCTTGAAACTCAAATGCTCCAAAGCTCGCATTTTCATTTCTGAAACTAAAAGATCCAAGAATGCCCTGAATCCCTGGACAAAGACATCGTGTATCTTCATAGAGAATATTAGTTTCTCTTGGCATACATgatctcttggtatcagaactACTGAGAGAATTCACGGGTTTAAGAGTTGCGAGAATTACGTCCATTGACGATATCCTATTGTAACGGTTCTTTATTCGCTGATCTCTCCCACGCACGTCCATCGCTCTCTATCGCTGTTTTGTGAATGTCCCTGATCTTAACGCAATACTTCGGTCCTACCGATGTTACCGTTTCGGAGCAGGGTTATTACTGATTACACTAAGTAGCTACATATTTGCCATATTGGACACAATAGTACCAAAATACTTTCCTTCGCTAGTTGTAGTTAGGCATTCTGCATGGTTAGGCGTCAATACATGTGAGGTATGGCTCTTGCGCCTACTTTTGAGCACCTACTTCGTTTAGTCTGGGATGGGAAAGCATTCTAGCTCACATCACTCTCATACTTACTCATCTTCTTAGATGATTTGCTCAAGATACTGCACTAGAACCATGAGCCGTTGATAAGTCATCGAAGCTGTATGCGTCGTATATGCAGAGGTCAAGTCTTTCGGTGATTCGTTGCGTTCACGTATAAGAAACAATTCGGCCAGTTAATTTTCTAGTCCACTATCAGCATCACGATGAGACGGATTCGCACACAACCTGTCGTGCTACTGCTGCTCCTATCGGTAGGCATTGTTTCGCTTAGTGACACACAGTCCCAGCTCGTCTACAGGAAGTATATACGCACACGCAAACCATCGCAACCGGGCGTACTGCACGTAGAGGAGGTGCTGGAGGTGTTTCGTACGGAAAAGCGACCTTCACTCTACGGTGTCGATAATGCGCTGGTGAATCACTTCCTTGGTAGTCAATTGTTGCACTCTACCAGCACGGCTGCTACCGGTGTGGCTAGTACGGTTCCGACGTTGGCTGTTGTCACATCGACAACTGCACCGAAAACGACAATCGTACCCACCACCTATCCGTCGCCGGTGTACGAGAATGTCAGTCCGATTTACAAGTATCTATTTCGTCCATCAATCACTGCAACCAAATATGGCGGCAAGCCGCACGAAAGAACCATCATTATCAAGGAGGCCGACCCGATGATAACGCACACAGCTTCGGACGGGACAGCGTAACGTGCAGGGTCCGGAAAAATAGCACCAAAGACGCCGACATGACAGGTTAAAGGTAAGTGTGGCAGTGCAACCGATGCGCTTGTTAGTATGCGTTCCGTCCCAATTCTGCTTCGAATGTGTGAAGAATTGTTTCAACTCGATCGCTCGTCAAACGTCAGTATTCCCGATCAGCGCCGTTGTTTGCTAGCATGCTTGGCTATTGCAAACGTCTTATCTTATCAGTGCGATAGagtatgcaaacaaaacatgaaagtGGATGTCTTCCGATGGGCTTGGGACCGTTGTGAAAGTGTTCGGTTTTTAGTCATCACCCGTAATCGCACTAGTGCGTCAGTTTTACGCTGGGTTCTGCCAACAGAGATGTTGCGCCACAGCCTGGTACTGCTTCTTCCTCTCGTGTTGATCGTGCTGATAAGCGGCGTGCCGTTTCGACCAACCGTAGCTGGCAACACGGTACCGTTAGTTCAACGTGCAACGCGCCGGGTTATCTTCTACAGGCCGGACCGTGACAATAACGAGACGCAAACCGTCAACAAGTCGAACATTTTCGATCCACCGAAGCTCTGCCCCATCGGTTATCAGCTCGATCGGCACTCTCGGTGCCGTCGAATGATGGGCTAGGGCCACTAGTTACCTACACCATCTTCCACTGGCTGCCAGGCggtagtgtgcgtgtgtatatcTATCCAGCGACGCATATCTGTCGCCGTGGTACCGTCTAGTGCTGCAGTCTCAGCCATAATTCCTGCTGCGAAAGTGCTCTCGGTGAATAGGGTTGAAATCGCTCAAAAACTCACATACAAATTAAGACAAAACTCACAAACATGGGATCGCTGGGCCGATTATCgctagtgctgctgctgctgcttaccGTGGGTCTGCTAGTGCCCGCTACCACCGGTGTACGGATAATATTTTGGCGTCCGCTAGCAGAGCCCAGCACCACCAATACCGACGTGAACAAGGGCAACATACTTCGGTCGCCTAATCTCGCTGGCAGCAGCTGTGGAAATGGTCAGGCGATAGACTTCCGCGGAATGTGCCGCAATACTATATCGTTTTAAGAAATCGCCCCGCGATAGCTAGTTCCCGAGAAATTGGGCACATTATCATATTGGCCGGACTCGGAAGCGATGCAAAtgattattcattttttataaaacaccgGATAACTGATAGGTAAAGCTTCAACATTCCATGCTCATTTGATTGATTAGTTAACGTTTCAGTACGCACCCAGCACCCGCAAGGTATCTTTTTCTATATCTCTAAAGATACTAGAAAGCAGATAAAGGCAGCTCGTGATAATGCACCTCCATAAGTTTTGTTGCTTAGTCGTGTTTAGTGACTCCGGCCTGGAGGTAGCTTTAAATT
This window of the Anopheles moucheti chromosome X, idAnoMoucSN_F20_07, whole genome shotgun sequence genome carries:
- the LOC128307286 gene encoding uncharacterized protein LOC128307286, whose product is MGSKLILSIGVLLVVAAMVTSKSVPEQRSHLDLAEVDSSEEQPCTIDRVKGFFGDLSTKVKEGVQEGVVKVKDGVKKGTTKAKEYATNVRDYLRDKFSSDSKEVPVPTTTPKATAGF
- the LOC128307285 gene encoding uncharacterized protein LOC128307285, producing MRRIRTQPVVLLLLLSVGIVSLSDTQSQLVYRKYIRTRKPSQPGVLHVEEVLEVFRTEKRPSLYGVDNALVNHFLGSQLLHSTSTAATGVASTVPTLAVVTSTTAPKTTIVPTTYPSPVYENVSPIYKYLFRPSITATKYGGKPHERTIIIKEADPMITHTASDGTA